From the Leptolyngbya sp. O-77 genome, one window contains:
- a CDS encoding fatty acid desaturase yields MAGIFLAAVILTGWVVSLLLFLLVDSASLSVPGVVFAVLLRTFLHTGLFVIGHDAMHQNLLPNHRRINHWIGAIAVWLYAAIAYSTCCANHHQHHRYPEQTRDPDFHDSTHTHPFCWYLKFIREYIAVSSVLGLLGGWGLLLWGMSQVVPMAWSRVVLFVLLPFVLSSVQLFVFGTYLPHRGESGHQVPESLRAGDRTLNPSQTQWRPWLWSFFTCYHFGQYHPLHHRFPRVPWYQLPSFREKR; encoded by the coding sequence GTGGCTGGGATATTTCTTGCGGCTGTTATTTTAACAGGCTGGGTTGTCAGTTTACTGTTGTTTCTATTGGTAGATTCTGCCAGTCTTTCGGTTCCCGGCGTTGTTTTCGCAGTTCTACTTCGCACGTTTTTGCATACGGGTCTGTTTGTAATTGGCCACGATGCCATGCATCAGAATCTGCTGCCCAATCACCGACGCATCAATCACTGGATAGGGGCGATCGCCGTTTGGTTATACGCCGCTATTGCCTACTCAACCTGCTGTGCGAATCATCATCAGCATCATCGCTATCCTGAACAAACACGCGATCCTGACTTTCATGACAGCACGCACACCCATCCGTTCTGCTGGTATTTGAAATTTATTCGGGAATATATCGCGGTTTCGTCGGTTTTGGGACTGCTGGGCGGCTGGGGACTGCTGCTGTGGGGGATGAGCCAGGTGGTTCCGATGGCTTGGAGCCGGGTCGTTCTGTTCGTGCTGCTGCCGTTTGTGCTGAGTTCGGTGCAACTGTTTGTGTTTGGCACCTATCTTCCCCATCGTGGCGAATCGGGGCATCAAGTGCCGGAGTCGTTGCGGGCGGGCGATCGCACGCTCAATCCTTCACAAACTCAGTGGAGACCGTGGCTCTGGTCGTTTTTCACCTGCTATCACTTTGGGCAGTATCACCCACTTCATCATCGGTTTCCCAGGGTTCCGTGGTATCAGTTGCCAAGCTTCAGAGAAAAACGCTGA
- the coaBC gene encoding bifunctional phosphopantothenoylcysteine decarboxylase/phosphopantothenate--cysteine ligase CoaBC, protein MESPKILIGVGGGIAAYKVCEVVSTLAKSGAAVRVVLTDGAQQFVTPLTFATLARHAAYTDADFWQPSHGRPLHIELGEWANVMLIAPLTANTLGKLAHGLADNLLTNTVLASTCPVLLAPAMNTDMWEQPSVQRNWRLVQDDPRFHTAGPGAGRLACDRLGAGRMAEPPDLVAQLESLQHTRGQRDLAGKQVLINTGGTREFLDPVRFIGNPSTGKMGLALAQAAQHRGATVTLVHGPMSAELLQRDAGDRRIAVTSAAEMHQVMLHELPTADWILLSAAVADVQPATTYLHKLPKADLPTALPLVPAPDIAADLGQRKQPHQRLIGFAAQTGDIVTPALEKLERKRLDAIAANPIDLPDSGFGSDQNQAVFLDKTGRKRAIAPCSKLQMAHRLYDFVQSIE, encoded by the coding sequence ATGGAATCTCCCAAAATTCTCATTGGCGTGGGTGGCGGCATTGCCGCCTACAAGGTGTGCGAGGTGGTGTCCACGCTGGCAAAATCTGGCGCAGCGGTGCGCGTGGTGCTGACGGACGGCGCACAGCAGTTTGTGACACCGCTCACCTTTGCCACGCTGGCCCGCCACGCCGCCTACACCGATGCCGACTTTTGGCAGCCCAGCCACGGGCGACCCCTGCATATCGAACTAGGCGAATGGGCCAATGTGATGCTGATTGCGCCGCTGACGGCCAACACGCTGGGCAAGCTGGCCCACGGGCTGGCGGACAATTTGCTCACCAATACGGTGCTGGCCTCGACTTGTCCCGTGCTGCTAGCTCCGGCGATGAACACGGATATGTGGGAGCAGCCGTCTGTGCAGCGCAACTGGCGATTGGTGCAGGACGATCCGCGATTTCACACGGCGGGACCAGGGGCGGGACGACTGGCGTGCGATCGCCTGGGGGCAGGGCGCATGGCGGAACCCCCCGATCTGGTCGCTCAGTTGGAATCGCTGCAACACACTAGGGGACAGCGCGACCTAGCAGGCAAGCAGGTGCTAATCAACACAGGCGGCACGCGGGAATTTCTCGATCCAGTACGGTTTATTGGCAACCCCTCGACGGGGAAAATGGGGCTGGCGCTGGCCCAGGCGGCTCAGCATCGGGGCGCAACGGTGACGCTGGTTCATGGGCCAATGAGTGCAGAACTGCTGCAAAGAGACGCGGGCGATCGCCGCATTGCCGTCACCAGCGCCGCCGAAATGCACCAGGTCATGCTGCACGAACTGCCCACCGCCGACTGGATTCTGCTGTCTGCCGCCGTTGCCGATGTGCAGCCCGCCACGACCTATCTCCACAAGCTGCCCAAGGCCGACCTGCCCACTGCCCTGCCCTTGGTTCCTGCGCCCGACATCGCTGCCGACTTGGGCCAGCGCAAACAGCCCCATCAGCGGCTCATTGGGTTCGCTGCTCAAACCGGGGACATCGTGACCCCAGCCCTAGAGAAACTGGAGCGCAAGCGGCTAGACGCGATCGCCGCCAACCCCATCGATCTGCCAGATAGCGGCTTTGGCAGCGACCAAAATCAGGCCGTGTTTCTGGATAAAACGGGCAGAAAAAGGGCGATCGCGCCATGCAGCAAGCTCCAGATGGCGCATCGGCTCTACGACTTTGTGCAAAGCATAGAGTAA
- a CDS encoding four-carbon acid sugar kinase family protein gives MQPKIIVLDDDPTGSQTVHSCLLLTRWDVDTLRLGLADESPIFFVLTNTRALTPTQADAVTREVCRNLKQAIALEGLQDFLIVSRSDSTLRGHYPVETDAIAEELGPFDAHFLTPAFFEGGRFTRDSVHYLMINGVPTPVHETEFARDSVFAYRHSYLPDYVAEKTQGRIAANQVERFLLADVRMGVVDRLRALSGNTCGVVDAETQDDLNRFAADVRVAVSQGKRFLFRSAASLLTALANLPPQPVAPADMATYVRDGKPGAVIVGSHVKKTTEQLEVLLQAPGVVPVEVDIAKLLPDSPMSRDALLTDLLHQVHAAHAAGQTPAVFTSRQELTFADAQTRLDFGMAVSRLLMDIVRGLPADVGFLISKGGITSNDTLSDGLALTSARLLGQILPGVSVVRTPPDHPQFPNLPVVLFPGNVGDRTSVAEAYQRLSQRS, from the coding sequence ATGCAGCCCAAGATCATCGTCCTCGACGACGACCCCACCGGGTCGCAAACGGTTCACTCCTGCCTGCTGCTGACGCGATGGGACGTAGACACGCTGCGGCTGGGGCTGGCAGATGAGTCGCCCATTTTCTTTGTGCTAACCAACACTCGCGCCCTGACACCGACCCAAGCCGATGCGGTGACGCGGGAGGTGTGTCGCAATCTGAAGCAGGCGATCGCCCTAGAGGGCCTTCAGGATTTTCTCATCGTCAGCCGCTCAGACTCGACGCTGCGCGGGCATTACCCCGTAGAAACCGATGCGATCGCCGAAGAATTAGGGCCCTTTGACGCACACTTCCTCACGCCCGCTTTTTTCGAGGGGGGCCGCTTTACCCGCGACAGCGTTCACTATCTGATGATCAACGGCGTGCCCACACCCGTTCATGAAACAGAATTCGCCCGCGATTCGGTATTTGCCTATCGCCACAGCTATTTGCCCGACTACGTTGCAGAAAAGACCCAGGGGCGGATTGCCGCCAATCAGGTCGAGCGGTTTCTGTTGGCGGATGTGCGGATGGGCGTGGTAGACAGGCTGCGGGCGCTCAGTGGAAACACCTGCGGCGTGGTAGATGCCGAAACTCAGGACGATCTAAACCGCTTTGCGGCAGATGTGCGGGTGGCAGTATCTCAGGGCAAACGCTTCCTGTTTCGCAGTGCGGCCAGTTTGCTGACGGCGCTGGCCAATCTGCCGCCCCAGCCCGTTGCCCCGGCAGACATGGCAACCTACGTGCGCGACGGCAAACCTGGCGCAGTCATCGTTGGCTCCCATGTGAAAAAAACGACAGAGCAGCTTGAGGTGTTGCTGCAAGCGCCGGGAGTTGTGCCCGTCGAGGTGGATATCGCCAAGTTATTGCCCGATTCCCCGATGTCCCGCGACGCGCTGCTGACCGACCTGCTGCACCAGGTTCACGCGGCCCACGCAGCAGGACAGACCCCCGCTGTGTTCACCAGTCGCCAAGAGTTGACCTTCGCCGACGCGCAGACCCGGCTAGACTTTGGGATGGCCGTATCGCGGCTGCTGATGGACATTGTGCGGGGGTTGCCCGCCGACGTGGGCTTCTTGATCAGCAAGGGCGGCATCACCTCCAACGACACGCTGAGCGATGGACTGGCGCTCACCAGCGCCCGCCTGCTGGGGCAGATTCTCCCCGGTGTGTCTGTCGTTCGCACCCCGCCCGACCATCCCCAGTTCCCTAACCTACCTGTGGTGCTGTTTCCTGGCAACGTGGGCGATCGCACGTCTGTCGCCGAAGCCTATCAGCGGCTATCTCAACGTTCCTGA
- a CDS encoding EamA family transporter yields the protein MSNTETNPGNGTPPSKGVEQILQDVTQDLRSLQQDVVSSLSQDISRLQAERSRLQNEIEKLQSQQQALQSQHQIFLTQQQIAQQKLWAKQLAQTMAGYLYNLLAQRLSQLPGEAVAPNLPPAAQSANSQQALSLLDATLSQTLASLQSDLNVYHSGLSQQIDRMQTLEQQGEALLEALVSRLNQQLQAVGTVSPSQPAAYSTTQTSSTLTSEPVSSPARPGLPEPSLFNPSAPSPGGLTTTGGEAAPNGYAGRASEPPAPPNVSPDPASLDSGSPPIAPTPRPTPTVTVSSNPFSVSTLAGIVLAGLLILAGVAMLGKLIAALLGGGTGLSVGTMPLLLLTLAAGLAYWVWQQGRAPRRLSGRTAGRFSKGSLRESPKLGSLAGGLPHLAQPQVGLVLILLSTLALSLHNVVVGIIGGQTSIFGLFSLPRSITLDSFNDSLLVLWLRMVVVVPVMVAIARWLYPNAWRDIRSFALSRDRALQGYVVGSGACLFLSQVFIYIAIAATGPGVAVTILFMYPLILVPLAWLLFRDRPTPLRWVVLFAILSGVVLTALPRLMQATNVSTNGIFFAILSGIFFALYLITMQVSFGKKLHPVPVSVVQFFTIFVLANIMLLLLGVEEPPDHLLGLLLGGLVLGTLTLLGYLLNNLGVRLLGAARASIISASGPVLTALLAYLITPSERTQLQPVQWIGIVVVTLGVLGLSFERMRMQNKTAPAAK from the coding sequence ATGTCGAACACCGAGACCAACCCTGGAAATGGAACGCCTCCTTCCAAAGGGGTGGAACAGATTTTGCAGGACGTGACGCAGGATTTGCGATCGCTTCAGCAAGATGTGGTGTCCAGTCTGAGTCAGGATATTTCGCGGCTCCAGGCAGAGCGATCGCGCCTGCAAAACGAAATTGAAAAGCTGCAAAGTCAGCAGCAAGCCCTGCAAAGCCAGCATCAGATTTTCCTAACCCAGCAGCAAATCGCCCAGCAAAAACTCTGGGCCAAGCAGCTTGCCCAAACAATGGCGGGCTATCTCTATAACCTGCTGGCGCAGCGCCTTAGCCAGCTTCCGGGCGAGGCGGTCGCGCCCAACCTGCCGCCTGCTGCCCAATCTGCCAACTCGCAGCAGGCCTTGTCCTTGCTCGATGCGACGCTGAGCCAAACGCTAGCTTCGCTGCAAAGCGACCTAAATGTCTATCACAGCGGGCTGTCGCAGCAAATCGACCGGATGCAAACCCTAGAGCAGCAAGGCGAGGCGCTGCTTGAGGCCCTGGTCAGCCGTCTGAATCAGCAGCTTCAAGCCGTGGGAACCGTTTCGCCGAGCCAGCCTGCCGCCTATTCCACGACGCAAACGTCTTCCACGCTAACGTCGGAACCCGTTTCATCGCCCGCCCGCCCAGGCTTGCCAGAACCGAGCCTGTTCAATCCATCTGCTCCATCCCCCGGCGGATTGACGACGACGGGTGGCGAGGCTGCTCCGAATGGTTATGCTGGGCGAGCGTCCGAGCCGCCAGCGCCGCCGAATGTATCGCCTGATCCTGCATCGCTTGATAGCGGTTCTCCCCCGATTGCGCCGACTCCCCGGCCCACGCCAACGGTTACCGTTTCGTCAAATCCCTTTAGCGTCTCGACGCTAGCGGGCATCGTGCTGGCGGGGCTGCTGATTCTGGCGGGTGTGGCCATGCTGGGCAAGCTGATTGCGGCGCTGCTGGGCGGCGGTACGGGCCTGTCGGTGGGAACTATGCCGCTGCTGCTGTTGACGCTGGCGGCGGGGCTGGCCTACTGGGTGTGGCAACAGGGCAGAGCGCCCCGCCGACTTTCTGGACGAACTGCTGGGCGATTCTCGAAGGGATCGCTACGCGAATCACCCAAGTTGGGTTCTCTCGCAGGCGGCTTGCCTCATCTAGCTCAGCCGCAGGTGGGACTGGTGCTGATTTTGCTTTCCACGCTTGCCCTGTCGCTGCACAACGTGGTGGTGGGCATCATCGGCGGACAAACCAGCATTTTTGGGCTATTTAGCCTGCCGCGCTCGATCACGCTGGATAGCTTTAATGACTCGCTGCTGGTGCTGTGGCTGCGGATGGTGGTGGTGGTGCCTGTGATGGTGGCGATCGCCCGCTGGCTCTATCCCAACGCCTGGCGCGATATTCGCAGCTTTGCCCTGAGCCGCGATCGCGCTCTGCAAGGCTACGTTGTGGGCAGCGGAGCCTGTCTATTTCTCTCGCAGGTGTTTATCTACATTGCGATCGCCGCGACGGGGCCGGGGGTCGCCGTGACGATTTTGTTCATGTATCCGCTGATCCTAGTGCCGCTGGCGTGGCTGCTATTCCGCGATCGCCCCACGCCGCTGCGATGGGTGGTGCTGTTCGCAATTTTGTCGGGAGTGGTGCTGACGGCGCTGCCTAGGTTAATGCAGGCTACCAACGTGTCCACCAACGGCATTTTCTTCGCCATTCTGTCGGGCATCTTCTTTGCGCTGTACCTGATTACAATGCAGGTCAGCTTTGGCAAAAAGCTGCATCCAGTGCCCGTTAGCGTGGTGCAGTTCTTCACGATCTTTGTGCTGGCGAATATTATGCTGCTGCTACTGGGCGTGGAGGAGCCGCCGGATCACCTGCTGGGGCTACTGCTGGGCGGGCTGGTACTGGGCACGCTGACGCTGCTGGGTTATCTGCTCAACAACCTGGGTGTGCGCCTGCTGGGGGCTGCCCGCGCCTCGATTATTTCTGCCAGCGGCCCAGTGCTGACTGCCCTGCTGGCCTATTTGATTACGCCGAGCGAGCGCACGCAGCTTCAGCCTGTGCAGTGGATTGGCATTGTGGTCGTCACGCTAGGCGTGCTGGGACTCAGCTTCGAGCGGATGCGAATGCAGAATAAAACTGCCCCTGCTGCGAAGTAG
- a CDS encoding 2Fe-2S iron-sulfur cluster-binding protein: MISKAVASYFHNPNMPRSHTVHICDRQTGTQHTVEVPEDRYILHTAEQQGVRLPFACRNGACTTCAVRVRSGDIYQPEAMGLSPELRAQGYALLCVSYPLTDLEVETQDEDEVYELQFGRYFGKGRVRRALPLEED; this comes from the coding sequence ATGATCTCCAAGGCAGTCGCGTCCTACTTCCATAACCCCAATATGCCTCGTTCCCATACGGTTCACATCTGCGATCGCCAGACTGGCACCCAGCACACCGTCGAAGTGCCCGAAGATCGCTACATCCTACACACCGCCGAACAGCAAGGCGTGCGTCTGCCCTTTGCCTGCCGCAACGGAGCCTGCACCACCTGCGCCGTCCGCGTGCGATCGGGCGATATCTACCAGCCCGAAGCAATGGGCCTGTCGCCCGAACTCCGCGCCCAGGGTTACGCGCTCCTCTGCGTCAGCTATCCCCTTACGGATCTAGAAGTGGAAACCCAGGACGAAGACGAGGTCTACGAACTCCAGTTCGGCCGCTACTTTGGCAAAGGTCGCGTCCGCCGCGCGTTGCCTCTAGAAGAAGACTAA
- a CDS encoding inositol monophosphatase family protein — MPNLQIFLDIATEAALAAGAVLQSYWGKLDSVQEKGRPGDLLTEADKASEAVVLEILTRHFPNHGILAEESGNVGLSKSEFLWAIDPLDGTTNYAHQYPMYSVSIGLLIEGQPQVGVVYCPFFNELFRAARGLGATRDRQPIRVSHTAELSKSLLVTGFAYDRRETIDTNYAEFCQLTHLTQGVRRGGSASVDLAYVACGRLDGYWERGLSPWDLAAGIVLVEEAGGQVTAYDSGPFDFATGRILATNGRIHTALSQALQAIQPLPEFDPATWRA; from the coding sequence ATGCCCAATCTCCAAATCTTCCTCGACATTGCCACTGAAGCTGCCCTTGCAGCCGGAGCCGTCCTCCAGAGCTATTGGGGCAAGCTGGATTCGGTGCAGGAAAAGGGGCGACCCGGCGACTTGTTGACCGAGGCAGACAAGGCTTCGGAGGCGGTGGTGCTGGAGATTTTGACGCGGCATTTTCCGAATCACGGCATTTTGGCGGAAGAGTCGGGAAACGTCGGCCTGAGCAAAAGCGAGTTTCTCTGGGCGATCGACCCGCTGGATGGCACGACGAACTATGCCCATCAATACCCGATGTATTCTGTGTCGATTGGGCTGCTGATCGAGGGGCAGCCACAGGTCGGCGTGGTGTATTGCCCCTTTTTCAATGAGCTGTTTCGGGCGGCAAGGGGATTGGGCGCGACGCGCGATCGCCAGCCAATTCGCGTTTCCCACACGGCAGAATTGTCAAAAAGCCTCCTCGTCACGGGCTTTGCCTACGATCGCCGCGAGACGATCGATACGAACTATGCCGAGTTTTGCCAACTGACCCACCTGACTCAAGGAGTGCGCCGGGGCGGCTCCGCCTCGGTCGATCTGGCCTACGTCGCCTGCGGACGGCTAGATGGCTACTGGGAGCGGGGGCTAAGTCCGTGGGACTTGGCAGCGGGCATCGTGCTAGTAGAAGAAGCAGGCGGTCAGGTGACGGCCTATGACAGCGGCCCCTTTGACTTTGCCACCGGGCGCATTCTAGCGACCAACGGACGGATTCACACCGCCCTCAGTCAGGCACTACAAGCCATCCAGCCCCTGCCCGAATTTGACCCAGCCACCTGGCGGGCTTAG
- a CDS encoding J domain-containing protein yields MSFNLESGLFGLGCSDYHAVLGVPVDADPKDIRKKYLRLAQRLHPDSSGRESEGDRKRASEFLSKLVNPAYEELSKEKKFNEHLVVLKLKGQQALNQQETILLQSDAARSLASTYGELDSAYRQAVKRLADEQYTHLDKTEEITGQISELNLVYLMRKAGKGEFPTPAATSPAKSAATSTPAASATPTTGTRPTPTPPPSAKAPPSRESVLASYLRRAEEFETKQDYPSAVKELRDALQIAPKNGSIHSRLGAVYLRANQPTMAKIHFRKALELNPKDAAAEEGLRRVDPAFAAASAQAAKADPKAAKPTPGKPAPKGKPAPKGKPESGGGLFGLFGGKKK; encoded by the coding sequence ATGTCGTTTAATCTCGAATCGGGCTTATTTGGCTTGGGTTGCTCAGATTATCACGCGGTGCTGGGCGTGCCTGTGGATGCTGACCCTAAGGACATTCGCAAAAAGTATCTGCGGCTGGCGCAGCGCCTCCACCCAGACAGCTCAGGCCGAGAGTCAGAGGGCGATCGCAAGCGAGCATCAGAGTTCTTGTCCAAGCTGGTGAATCCGGCCTATGAGGAACTGTCCAAAGAAAAGAAGTTCAACGAACATCTGGTAGTGCTGAAACTGAAGGGGCAGCAGGCGCTAAATCAGCAGGAAACGATCTTGCTGCAAAGTGACGCAGCCCGCAGCCTGGCCAGCACCTACGGCGAGTTGGATAGTGCCTACCGGCAGGCGGTAAAGCGGCTGGCAGACGAGCAATACACCCATCTGGATAAAACTGAAGAAATTACTGGACAGATTAGCGAGCTAAATCTGGTGTACCTGATGCGGAAGGCAGGCAAGGGCGAGTTTCCTACGCCAGCCGCCACCAGTCCAGCAAAATCTGCGGCAACCAGCACTCCCGCAGCCAGCGCTACCCCTACCACGGGCACTCGTCCGACCCCCACGCCACCGCCCTCCGCCAAAGCGCCGCCCAGCCGAGAATCGGTGTTGGCCTCCTATTTGCGACGGGCAGAGGAGTTTGAAACCAAGCAAGACTATCCCAGCGCGGTCAAAGAGTTGCGGGATGCGCTCCAGATTGCGCCAAAGAACGGCAGCATCCACAGCCGACTGGGGGCAGTGTATCTGCGGGCAAACCAGCCCACGATGGCCAAGATTCATTTCCGCAAGGCGCTGGAGCTGAATCCAAAAGATGCCGCAGCGGAGGAAGGGTTGCGCCGAGTTGACCCTGCGTTTGCCGCTGCAAGTGCCCAGGCTGCAAAAGCTGACCCTAAAGCCGCAAAGCCGACACCGGGCAAGCCTGCGCCTAAGGGCAAACCAGCCCCCAAAGGCAAGCCCGAGTCGGGCGGCGGGTTGTTTGGCCTGTTTGGTGGTAAGAAGAAATAG
- a CDS encoding ATP phosphoribosyltransferase regulatory subunit, whose protein sequence is MVYQPPTGARDLFPLDVAQKRWIEDRVQQVFHRWGYHRIITSTLERIDTLMAGGAVQRSTVILVQDRDEEELGLRPELTASIARAAATRLAGMTYPQRLYYNANVFRRSPRSGMGSQHEFYQAGVELLGADGSAADAEVLLLLSDCIGNLGLTDWHLILGEAGLTRSLLSVFPASVRESVRRAIAYLDRLQLEALPLSPELRERALLLLDLRGRPADVIQRVSALDLDDQQRNTVNALKSLLELLHDSFSREHRSPPNLVLDLSLVQTFDYYTGIVFEVVSSGDSGQRVLGQGGRYDQLLSLYHPQQQTCPGIGFTFNIEDLHQVLLPTGQLPAQTPPSDWLVVPKAPEAIAAAFAYAQTIRDSAHLVRVEVDLMPRDSEEATRQYARDRRIGQIAWIAADGTPEVEPLLGRSP, encoded by the coding sequence ATGGTGTACCAACCCCCCACAGGAGCCAGGGATTTGTTTCCGCTGGACGTGGCTCAAAAGCGCTGGATTGAGGATCGGGTGCAGCAGGTGTTTCACCGCTGGGGCTATCATCGCATCATTACCTCGACCCTGGAACGAATTGACACGCTGATGGCAGGCGGCGCGGTGCAGCGCTCGACCGTGATTTTGGTGCAGGATCGCGACGAGGAAGAACTGGGACTGCGCCCAGAGTTAACGGCCTCAATTGCCCGCGCAGCGGCCACACGCCTAGCCGGAATGACCTATCCGCAGCGGTTGTATTACAACGCTAATGTCTTTCGGCGATCGCCCCGCAGCGGCATGGGCAGCCAGCACGAGTTTTATCAGGCAGGTGTAGAACTGCTGGGGGCAGACGGGAGCGCAGCGGATGCCGAGGTGCTGCTGCTGCTGAGTGACTGCATTGGCAACCTGGGGCTAACAGACTGGCACCTGATTCTGGGCGAGGCGGGGCTGACGCGATCGCTCCTTTCGGTGTTTCCAGCCTCGGTGCGAGAATCGGTGCGACGGGCGATCGCCTATCTCGATCGACTCCAGCTTGAAGCCCTCCCCCTCAGCCCAGAACTACGCGAGCGGGCGCTGCTGCTGCTGGATTTGCGGGGTCGGCCTGCGGACGTGATTCAGCGCGTGTCGGCGCTGGATCTGGATGACCAGCAGCGGAATACCGTGAACGCGCTCAAGTCCTTGCTGGAACTGCTGCACGACAGCTTCAGCCGCGAACACCGCTCGCCCCCCAATCTGGTGCTGGATCTCAGTCTGGTGCAAACCTTTGACTATTACACGGGCATTGTGTTTGAGGTTGTCAGCAGCGGCGATAGCGGACAGCGCGTGCTGGGGCAGGGCGGCCGCTATGACCAGCTCTTGTCGCTCTATCATCCCCAGCAGCAAACCTGTCCCGGCATCGGCTTCACCTTCAACATTGAAGACCTGCATCAAGTCCTATTGCCCACCGGACAACTGCCTGCCCAAACGCCACCCAGCGATTGGCTCGTCGTTCCCAAAGCCCCAGAGGCGATCGCCGCTGCCTTTGCCTACGCCCAGACGATTCGCGACTCGGCTCATCTGGTGCGCGTAGAGGTAGACCTGATGCCGCGCGACAGCGAAGAAGCGACTCGTCAATACGCCCGCGATCGCCGCATTGGGCAAATCGCCTGGATCGCCGCCGACGGCACGCCAGAGGTTGAGCCGCTATTGGGGCGATCGCCCTGA
- a CDS encoding indolepyruvate ferredoxin oxidoreductase subunit alpha yields MPHTIVTHVCEGVADCVDACPVACINPGPGKNNKGTEWYWIDFSTCIDCGICLQVCPVEGAIIPEERPDLQETP; encoded by the coding sequence GTGCCGCATACCATTGTGACCCACGTCTGTGAAGGCGTTGCCGACTGTGTAGATGCCTGCCCCGTTGCCTGCATCAACCCCGGCCCCGGCAAAAACAACAAGGGAACCGAGTGGTACTGGATTGATTTCAGCACCTGCATCGATTGTGGTATCTGTTTGCAAGTGTGTCCGGTTGAAGGCGCTATCATTCCTGAAGAACGTCCTGACCTCCAAGAAACGCCCTAG
- a CDS encoding ABC transporter ATP-binding protein, whose protein sequence is MPTAPLLTVESVYAGYIQDLDILQGINFRVYPGEIVVVVGPNGAGKSTLAKTIFGLLTPHSGRIQFRNEDITGLKSDQIVRRGMCYVPQIANVFPSLTIEENLEMGAFTRSGSVQSLKQKIFDAFPRLSERRRQRAGTLSGGERQMLAMGRALMLDPELLILDEPSAALSPILVNDVFERIRQINQMGMAIMLVEQNARKALAMAHRGYVLDTGRDRIEGPGPELLNNPRVSELYLGVRPAS, encoded by the coding sequence ATGCCCACGGCTCCCTTGCTCACCGTCGAATCGGTCTATGCAGGCTACATCCAGGATCTCGATATTCTCCAGGGCATAAATTTTCGTGTGTATCCTGGCGAAATTGTGGTGGTGGTAGGGCCCAACGGTGCAGGCAAATCAACCCTGGCGAAGACGATTTTTGGGCTGCTCACGCCCCACAGCGGTCGGATTCAGTTTCGCAACGAAGACATCACCGGGCTGAAATCGGATCAGATTGTGCGGCGTGGGATGTGCTACGTGCCGCAAATCGCTAATGTGTTTCCGTCACTGACAATCGAAGAAAACCTGGAGATGGGCGCTTTCACGCGCTCCGGCTCCGTGCAGAGCCTAAAGCAAAAAATTTTTGACGCATTCCCCAGGCTGTCGGAGCGGCGGCGGCAGCGGGCGGGAACGCTGTCGGGTGGAGAGCGACAAATGCTGGCAATGGGGCGGGCGCTGATGCTCGATCCAGAATTGCTGATTCTGGATGAGCCGTCGGCAGCCCTGTCGCCGATTTTGGTAAACGACGTGTTTGAGCGCATCCGGCAGATCAACCAAATGGGCATGGCGATTATGCTGGTGGAGCAAAATGCCCGCAAAGCCCTGGCAATGGCGCATCGGGGCTATGTGTTGGATACTGGGCGCGATCGCATCGAAGGGCCCGGCCCCGAACTGCTCAACAATCCCCGCGTCAGCGAACTCTATCTCGGCGTGCGCCCTGCATCCTGA